In one window of Deltaproteobacteria bacterium DNA:
- a CDS encoding ATP-binding protein — translation MKRFIFQKLLAWKNQKRRKPLILRGARQVGKTWSVIDFGKHYFKGKVHVVDLEKHLDWHRIFSGNLAPAGILSELEILLNEKIIPEKDLLFLDEIQSCPRAITALRYFYEEFPELHVIAAGSLLEFAMKEISFPVGRVQFLNMVPMSFPEFLQATGKTTAAELLLSAPQKQPDSVHAMLLEELRRYLFIGGMPEAVSAYARSGKMRDAFEVQAELANAYRQDFAKYAPYSDKRCLNSVFSSTARSVGQQIKYTHLAEGFSIPTIKKAFDLLSLAQVIRKVSSSSPAGLPLGASASERKFKAHMVDVGLMQHLCGMPIDIEYSRSDLLSIYRGAMAEQFVGQEFVAAGQEELYYWSREAKSSSAEVDFLITINGRIHPVEIKSGASGRLRSLHLLLETYPNCPSGYVFSSMPYSELPKQKLIFLPLYYAFTIIHQEGVSVRGSDNKNYLI, via the coding sequence ATGAAACGTTTTATCTTCCAAAAATTATTGGCCTGGAAAAATCAGAAAAGGCGCAAGCCCCTTATTCTTCGCGGAGCACGACAAGTAGGGAAGACCTGGTCGGTTATTGATTTTGGAAAGCATTATTTTAAAGGAAAGGTACATGTTGTTGATCTGGAAAAACATCTGGACTGGCATAGGATATTTTCAGGGAATCTGGCACCGGCTGGAATACTTTCGGAGTTGGAAATCCTTCTAAATGAAAAGATTATTCCAGAAAAAGACCTGCTTTTTCTGGACGAAATTCAAAGTTGCCCCCGGGCGATAACGGCCCTTCGGTATTTTTATGAGGAATTTCCTGAGCTTCATGTGATCGCGGCCGGCTCCTTGCTCGAATTCGCGATGAAAGAGATTTCGTTTCCTGTGGGGCGCGTCCAGTTTTTGAATATGGTTCCCATGAGTTTTCCGGAATTTCTGCAAGCCACAGGCAAAACCACGGCTGCGGAACTCCTTCTTTCCGCTCCCCAAAAACAACCAGACAGTGTTCACGCCATGCTGTTGGAAGAGCTGCGCCGCTATTTGTTTATCGGCGGGATGCCCGAAGCCGTGTCGGCTTATGCCCGTTCCGGTAAAATGCGTGATGCCTTTGAGGTCCAGGCAGAACTGGCCAATGCCTATCGGCAGGACTTTGCCAAATATGCCCCTTATTCCGATAAACGCTGTTTGAATTCCGTTTTTTCTTCCACAGCCCGATCCGTTGGGCAACAGATTAAATATACCCATCTGGCCGAAGGCTTCAGCATTCCAACCATTAAAAAAGCTTTTGACTTGCTTTCCCTGGCCCAGGTGATCCGCAAGGTCTCTTCCTCTTCCCCGGCCGGGCTCCCTCTCGGGGCTTCCGCTTCGGAAAGAAAGTTTAAAGCGCACATGGTGGATGTTGGATTGATGCAACATCTCTGTGGAATGCCGATTGATATCGAATATAGCCGATCTGACTTGCTGTCTATCTATCGAGGGGCTATGGCCGAACAGTTTGTTGGTCAGGAATTTGTAGCTGCAGGGCAGGAGGAATTGTACTATTGGTCAAGAGAGGCTAAAAGCAGCAGTGCCGAGGTTGATTTTTTAATCACCATCAATGGTCGGATTCATCCGGTCGAAATCAAGAGCGGCGCATCAGGAAGACTGAGAAGTTTGCACTTGCTGTTGGAGACTTATCCGAATTGTCCGTCCGGTTATGTATTCTCCAGTATGCCCTATTCCGAATTGCCAAAGCAAAAATTGATTTTTTTGCCTCTTTATTATGCCTTTACGATAATCCACCAGGAAGGTGTATCGGTAAGGGGATCGGATAACAAGAACTATTTGATATGA
- a CDS encoding DUF3883 domain-containing protein → MRFFYSVVATIVAVVPIAEGAVHVFYKTPDGTLSDRLLGRADEVTIGIATQPEARHIEVKGCVQGAGTVTITRNEMLYALNQADKFLLDVMLLGESEGVEGPYYLRNPFEAVPGWGVSSVNFEIRELLKKAEIQC, encoded by the coding sequence GTGAGGTTTTTTTATTCAGTCGTCGCCACGATTGTCGCTGTGGTGCCTATTGCTGAGGGGGCGGTTCATGTCTTTTACAAAACGCCCGATGGAACTCTCAGTGACCGACTGCTTGGTCGGGCCGATGAGGTCACTATCGGTATCGCTACCCAGCCCGAGGCCCGTCACATCGAGGTCAAGGGCTGCGTGCAGGGCGCGGGCACCGTCACCATTACCCGTAACGAAATGCTCTACGCCCTGAACCAGGCCGATAAATTCCTTCTGGACGTCATGCTCCTGGGCGAAAGCGAAGGAGTTGAAGGCCCCTATTATCTGCGCAACCCATTCGAGGCCGTACCCGGCTGGGGCGTTTCGTCTGTGAATTTTGAAATTCGGGAACTCTTAAAGAAAGCAGAAATACAATGTTGA
- a CDS encoding ParA family protein, with product MKTIAFFNNKGGVGKTSLVYHLAWMFADHGVKTLAVDLDPQSNLTAMFLDEERLETLWPDDEHPDTVYGAIRPILRGTGDIAEPGVEMITKNLGLIPGDLGLSRFEDKLSDAWPRCHNRDESAFRTMTAFHRLVQRGAGWGAELVLIDVGPNLGAINRSALIASDQVCLPLAPDLFSLQGLKNLGPTLRDWRAIWADLLTKAPPDLPMPKGVMQPIGYIVMQHGILDTRPVKAYKRWMDRIPGVYREAVLAETITSLPLVAQDPYCLSLLKHYRSLMPMAMEARKPIFFLKSADGAIGSHMEAVKSCYADFQKLAGKIAASAGIAFN from the coding sequence ATGAAGACAATCGCCTTCTTTAACAACAAGGGCGGTGTGGGCAAGACCTCACTGGTGTATCATTTGGCATGGATGTTTGCAGACCACGGCGTCAAGACACTTGCTGTAGATCTTGACCCACAATCAAACCTTACCGCCATGTTTCTTGACGAGGAACGCCTGGAAACATTGTGGCCTGATGACGAACATCCTGACACCGTTTATGGAGCAATTCGACCGATTCTGCGAGGTACCGGCGACATCGCCGAGCCTGGCGTGGAAATGATTACCAAGAACCTCGGCCTCATTCCAGGCGACCTTGGATTGTCGCGGTTTGAAGACAAGCTTTCCGATGCGTGGCCTCGGTGCCACAATCGGGACGAATCCGCTTTTCGTACTATGACGGCATTTCACCGTCTTGTCCAGCGCGGAGCCGGATGGGGAGCAGAACTGGTATTGATCGACGTCGGCCCCAATCTGGGCGCCATCAATCGTTCAGCGTTGATTGCCTCCGATCAGGTTTGTCTGCCGCTGGCCCCGGATCTTTTCTCTCTGCAAGGTCTCAAGAACCTTGGGCCTACATTGCGGGACTGGCGCGCAATATGGGCGGACCTTCTCACCAAGGCGCCGCCAGATCTGCCGATGCCCAAAGGGGTGATGCAGCCTATCGGCTACATTGTTATGCAACATGGCATTCTCGATACTCGCCCGGTTAAGGCATATAAACGTTGGATGGATCGAATACCAGGTGTCTATCGAGAAGCGGTTCTGGCTGAAACGATTACGTCTTTGCCACTTGTTGCGCAGGATCCCTATTGTCTTTCATTGCTCAAGCATTATCGAAGTCTGATGCCGATGGCCATGGAGGCGCGCAAACCGATTTTTTTCCTTAAATCAGCCGATGGGGCGATTGGTTCCCACATGGAGGCTGTCAAGAGTTGTTATGCCGATTTTCAAAAACTGGCAGGCAAAATCGCCGCATCTGCTGGCATAGCATTTAATTGA
- the dnaX gene encoding DNA polymerase III subunit gamma/tau, which yields MSYLVLARKCRPQVFEDVLGQNHVTQTLQNAIKSGRVAHAYLFSGPRGVGKTSVARILAKALNCQNGPTPIPCNQCTSCREITQGVSLDVQEIDGASNRGIDDVRELRENIKYLPAQGRYKIYIVDEVHMLTGEAFNALLKTLEEPPKHALFIFATTELNKVPLTIFSRCQSFNFRRVSLDSIVDYLKSLAQAEQVAVEEGALRLIARQSEGSIRDSLSLLDQILSFSAEKISEAQVQEILGFVDRRIIFEVGWAIVGNQVKRLLELVCEVYEFGYDLKQFYKDLIEQVRSLLLIKMGHDQGPLLDLPGEEISGIKKKVQEVSLEFLQDALHFLIQSEWELRRAPQPRLALEMILLRTARLREIIPIDTILEKLDRIQEQGLLPREAPPVFKEPAPKKMETLKETSPVYSNDPWPEEARVQRVEKEVVEAPPPEAPFEPPASRGSEPFSKEELLEFIRGENIPLATYLAQADLRVVDKNTLEWDFKGNSFHLRLLEGNGNKKKLEKLCQDFYKRKVKIKFLSTEPQKEIRSEAVSPVRPSKTSFKEKISHPRIKDFIDIFQADVVDLKMPPEK from the coding sequence ATGTCCTATCTCGTTTTAGCCCGGAAATGCCGGCCCCAGGTTTTTGAAGATGTATTGGGGCAGAATCATGTAACCCAGACCCTGCAAAACGCCATTAAATCCGGGCGGGTTGCCCATGCTTATCTGTTCAGCGGTCCCCGGGGAGTCGGCAAGACCTCGGTGGCCCGAATCCTGGCCAAGGCCCTTAATTGCCAGAATGGCCCGACCCCGATTCCCTGCAACCAATGTACTTCCTGCCGGGAGATCACCCAGGGGGTGAGCCTCGACGTCCAGGAGATCGATGGGGCCTCCAACCGCGGGATCGACGACGTCAGGGAGTTGCGGGAAAACATCAAGTATCTGCCGGCCCAGGGCCGCTACAAGATTTATATCGTCGATGAAGTCCATATGTTGACCGGGGAGGCCTTTAATGCCTTATTAAAGACCCTGGAAGAGCCCCCTAAACACGCCCTGTTTATCTTTGCCACTACGGAACTCAACAAGGTCCCTTTAACAATTTTTTCCCGCTGCCAGTCCTTTAATTTCAGACGGGTTTCCCTGGATTCGATAGTCGATTATCTTAAATCTCTGGCCCAGGCCGAGCAGGTAGCCGTGGAAGAAGGGGCCTTACGTTTGATCGCCCGGCAATCCGAGGGAAGTATTCGGGATTCCTTAAGTCTTTTGGATCAAATCCTTTCCTTTTCTGCGGAAAAAATAAGCGAGGCCCAGGTTCAGGAAATCCTCGGTTTTGTGGACCGCCGGATCATTTTTGAAGTCGGCTGGGCCATCGTCGGCAACCAGGTAAAAAGACTGCTGGAACTGGTCTGCGAGGTCTATGAATTCGGTTACGACTTGAAACAGTTTTATAAGGACCTCATCGAACAGGTCCGAAGTTTGCTCCTGATAAAAATGGGACATGATCAGGGGCCTTTATTAGACCTTCCCGGGGAAGAGATCTCCGGGATTAAAAAAAAGGTCCAGGAGGTTTCCTTAGAGTTTCTCCAGGACGCATTGCATTTTTTAATCCAATCGGAATGGGAATTGCGCCGGGCCCCCCAGCCCCGTTTAGCTTTGGAAATGATTTTGCTCCGAACGGCTCGATTACGGGAAATCATTCCCATCGATACTATTCTGGAGAAACTGGACCGGATCCAGGAACAGGGCCTTCTCCCCCGAGAAGCTCCCCCGGTCTTTAAAGAACCGGCACCAAAGAAGATGGAAACCCTGAAAGAGACTTCTCCGGTTTATTCCAACGATCCCTGGCCTGAAGAAGCCAGGGTGCAAAGGGTCGAAAAAGAAGTCGTGGAAGCCCCACCTCCCGAGGCCCCCTTCGAACCACCCGCTTCGAGAGGGTCCGAACCGTTTTCGAAAGAAGAATTGCTGGAATTTATTCGTGGGGAAAATATTCCTTTGGCTACTTATTTGGCCCAGGCCGATCTAAGGGTCGTAGACAAAAATACCCTGGAATGGGACTTCAAGGGAAATTCCTTTCATTTGAGATTGTTGGAGGGAAACGGCAATAAAAAGAAATTAGAAAAACTCTGCCAGGACTTTTATAAACGGAAGGTCAAAATCAAATTCCTTTCCACCGAACCGCAAAAGGAAATACGGAGCGAGGCTGTTTCTCCGGTGCGGCCCTCCAAAACCTCTTTTAAGGAAAAGATCTCCCACCCCCGGATTAAAGACTTTATCGATATCTTTCAGGCCGATGTGGTGGACCTGAAGATGCCCCCCGAAAAATGA
- a CDS encoding dienelactone hydrolase family protein — translation MHSANIQEYPVKVSAGKVFLEGDLKIPEGAQGLVVFAHGSGSSRHSPRNQSVARYLHGTRLATLLFDLLTSQEEAEDRYTGHLRFNIPLLAERLGFVTDWVLADKTTRDLTIGYYGASTGAAAALMAATARPLVVSAIVSRGGRPDLAGDDLYLVKAPTLLIVGGHDYPVIEMNREAMEKLQTEKKLVIVPRASHLFEEPGAMEEVSRLAAEWFQNYLVGEKSAASREEGRNSSHG, via the coding sequence ATGCATTCCGCCAACATTCAAGAATATCCGGTCAAGGTTTCGGCCGGTAAGGTTTTTCTGGAAGGTGACCTGAAGATACCCGAGGGTGCTCAGGGACTGGTGGTTTTTGCCCACGGAAGCGGGAGCAGCCGACACAGTCCCCGAAATCAGTCCGTAGCCCGCTACCTTCATGGAACCCGATTGGCCACCTTGCTTTTCGACCTGCTGACCTCCCAGGAGGAGGCAGAGGATCGCTACACCGGACATTTAAGGTTCAATATCCCCCTTTTAGCCGAACGATTAGGCTTTGTAACCGACTGGGTTCTGGCCGACAAGACCACCCGGGACCTGACCATCGGTTACTACGGGGCCAGCACCGGGGCTGCGGCAGCACTAATGGCCGCCACCGCCCGACCCCTGGTTGTTTCCGCCATTGTATCCCGCGGGGGTCGTCCGGACCTGGCCGGAGATGACCTTTATCTGGTGAAGGCCCCAACCCTCCTGATCGTAGGAGGTCACGATTATCCCGTAATCGAAATGAACCGTGAAGCTATGGAGAAGCTTCAAACCGAAAAAAAGCTGGTCATCGTCCCCAGGGCTTCTCATCTTTTTGAGGAACCGGGGGCCATGGAAGAAGTCTCCCGGCTGGCGGCCGAGTGGTTTCAGAACTACCTGGTAGGGGAAAAGTCAGCGGCTTCCCGAGAAGAAGGAAGGAATTCCAGTCATGGCTAA
- a CDS encoding phosphoribosyltransferase, with product MGSLKIVSRSSQPFIDRVEAGKLLAREIGHLGNRKAVVLGIPRGGIIAALELALALNGDLDVVLSHKLRTPGHPELAMGAIAEGGIAFVDPGIVRMLGIDNHQIEGEKAHQLAELTRRAVQIRKVRPKVPLEGRLVIITDDGVATGATTMTALKAVRVEGPNRLVLALPVGSEDSVMRLADEADETICLRVPPDFMAVGQFYASFDQVSDDEMLTILKEAHEKEKGR from the coding sequence ATGGGAAGCCTGAAAATTGTCTCTCGAAGCAGTCAGCCTTTTATCGATCGGGTGGAAGCCGGGAAGCTGCTGGCCCGGGAAATTGGGCATTTAGGGAATCGGAAAGCGGTCGTTCTGGGAATCCCTCGGGGAGGTATTATTGCCGCCCTGGAATTGGCCCTGGCCTTGAATGGTGACTTGGATGTCGTGCTTTCCCATAAATTGCGCACGCCGGGACATCCGGAATTGGCCATGGGCGCCATCGCCGAGGGCGGCATTGCCTTTGTCGATCCGGGGATCGTCCGGATGTTAGGGATAGATAATCACCAGATCGAGGGGGAAAAAGCACATCAGTTGGCAGAACTCACCCGCCGGGCCGTTCAGATCCGCAAGGTCCGCCCCAAAGTTCCTCTCGAGGGCAGACTGGTCATTATTACCGACGACGGGGTGGCCACCGGAGCCACCACCATGACCGCCCTCAAAGCCGTACGGGTTGAAGGCCCGAACCGACTGGTTCTGGCACTGCCGGTAGGTTCCGAGGATTCCGTGATGCGCTTAGCTGATGAGGCCGATGAAACCATCTGCCTCCGGGTGCCGCCTGACTTTATGGCCGTGGGACAGTTCTATGCTTCATTTGACCAGGTTAGCGATGATGAAATGCTGACTATCCTGAAGGAGGCCCATGAAAAGGAGAAAGGAAGATGA
- a CDS encoding ferritin family protein, which produces MKAITTGEIFKKAIIFEELSHTFYKRLQEVVLDDMTRDTLEFLAREELKHKDFLEKYLQGKVSGFTLDLAQVHDSKIVEAFQAPPVVPDLLQKDAFLLAAEREKHSHEFYLNLAELHSAGEAKEIFRKLALEELAHKEKVEYLYVNAAFPQTSGG; this is translated from the coding sequence ATGAAGGCGATTACTACCGGGGAAATATTTAAAAAGGCGATCATCTTTGAGGAGCTGTCACATACTTTTTATAAACGCCTCCAGGAGGTGGTCCTGGACGATATGACCAGGGATACCCTGGAATTTCTGGCCCGTGAAGAATTAAAACATAAAGATTTTCTGGAAAAGTATCTTCAGGGAAAAGTATCGGGTTTTACCCTGGATCTGGCCCAGGTCCATGACAGCAAGATTGTCGAGGCCTTTCAAGCCCCGCCGGTTGTTCCCGACCTGCTCCAAAAGGATGCCTTTTTATTGGCTGCGGAAAGGGAAAAGCATTCCCATGAATTTTACCTGAACCTGGCTGAATTACATTCGGCCGGAGAGGCTAAGGAGATCTTCCGGAAACTGGCCCTGGAAGAATTGGCCCACAAAGAAAAGGTGGAATATTTATATGTCAATGCCGCTTTTCCTCAAACATCGGGGGGATGA
- a CDS encoding type II toxin-antitoxin system RelB/DinJ family antitoxin: MPETMVRSKIDSAVKAKAQNLLQGLGLSISEAIRLFINQVVIEKGLPFKVELSKGETEEHDRWFRRQVKTAIKEADNPNTVFIPHAQVRDRWGAKRIELSKRELANWLS, translated from the coding sequence ATGCCGGAGACGATGGTTCGCTCAAAAATAGATTCCGCAGTAAAAGCCAAGGCCCAGAATCTTTTACAAGGCCTGGGACTCTCAATAAGTGAGGCAATACGGCTCTTTATAAACCAGGTGGTTATTGAAAAGGGGTTACCCTTTAAAGTCGAACTGTCAAAAGGGGAAACTGAAGAACATGATAGATGGTTCCGGCGACAGGTCAAAACCGCCATAAAGGAAGCGGACAACCCCAATACCGTTTTTATTCCGCATGCACAAGTGCGCGACCGATGGGGTGCGAAACGCATTGAGTTATCGAAAAGGGAACTCGCGAACTGGTTATCGTAA
- a CDS encoding transposase — MGQYRRNYVHGGTFFFTVVTYLRQPILNERTISLLQEGFKSCISRKIFSVEAMVILPDHLHCIWQLPLDDNDYSSRWKFIKAFFTKGYFLLTGENGIGGFHFIPPTLRDLTKCRSGRALPQPIDNFDASCRVGEACRVGGAIAQPTIQKPTNTKPTASMQKKGEKGIWQRRFWEHTIRDERDYRNHCDYIHYNPVKHGLVKYPRDWPHSSFHEFVEKGLYPESWSGSVNAFPDEVGGE; from the coding sequence ATGGGACAATATCGACGAAATTATGTTCATGGTGGGACTTTTTTCTTTACGGTGGTGACTTATCTGCGCCAACCAATTTTAAATGAAAGGACCATCTCTCTTTTACAAGAGGGATTTAAATCATGTATTTCGAGAAAGATTTTTTCTGTTGAAGCGATGGTAATCCTTCCGGATCATCTTCATTGCATTTGGCAACTACCGCTGGATGACAATGATTATTCCTCTCGATGGAAATTCATCAAGGCCTTCTTTACCAAAGGATATTTTCTATTAACGGGTGAAAATGGTATTGGTGGGTTCCATTTCATTCCACCCACCCTACGGGATTTAACAAAATGTAGATCGGGTCGAGCATTACCGCAGCCCATCGATAATTTTGATGCATCATGTAGGGTGGGTGAAGCATGTAGGGTGGGTGGAGCGATAGCGCAACCCACCATTCAAAAACCCACCAACACCAAACCCACCGCCTCCATGCAAAAAAAGGGGGAAAAAGGAATCTGGCAACGGCGGTTTTGGGAGCACACGATCCGGGATGAAAGGGATTATCGAAATCATTGCGATTATATCCATTATAATCCGGTGAAGCATGGATTGGTCAAATATCCCCGGGATTGGCCGCATTCCAGCTTTCATGAATTTGTTGAAAAAGGTCTTTATCCCGAATCTTGGAGTGGATCGGTGAATGCTTTTCCAGATGAGGTCGGGGGAGAATGA
- a CDS encoding MarR family transcriptional regulator → MLFQMRSGENDGCAPPLFIDGFYDNCWWVALRCTHPTGAGKSCPKETALEIYNSIRGYPYYVQKLASIAWDLTARQCTTDTVRAAFRILLPMEAQDFEGIWSGLTLIQRGLLKALAQEPTISPYAREFLERHRLSVGGTQRAMNGLLSRDLIERDDKNIYRLTDPVMGVWLKEN, encoded by the coding sequence ATGCTTTTCCAGATGAGGTCGGGGGAGAATGATGGATGTGCTCCCCCGCTTTTTATTGATGGGTTCTATGACAACTGTTGGTGGGTTGCGCTTCGCTGCACCCACCCTACGGGAGCTGGTAAAAGCTGCCCAAAGGAAACGGCCCTGGAAATATATAACAGCATAAGGGGATATCCTTATTATGTCCAGAAACTGGCCTCGATTGCCTGGGATCTGACGGCAAGACAATGCACCACGGATACGGTAAGGGCTGCTTTTCGGATATTGCTTCCTATGGAGGCGCAGGACTTTGAAGGTATCTGGAGCGGGTTGACCTTAATTCAGAGGGGTTTGCTCAAAGCCCTGGCCCAAGAGCCGACCATCTCCCCTTATGCCAGGGAATTTCTGGAGAGGCATCGTCTTTCTGTAGGCGGGACTCAGAGGGCGATGAATGGTCTTCTTTCCAGAGATCTGATCGAAAGAGACGATAAGAATATTTATAGATTAACGGATCCGGTAATGGGTGTGTGGCTGAAGGAAAACTGA